accccatctctactaaaaatacaaaaaattagccaggcgtggtggcgggcgcctgtagtcccagctgctcaggagactgaggcaggagaatggcgtgaacccgggaggcagagcttgcagtgagccgagatcgcgccactgtactccagcctgggcgacagagcaagactccgtctcaaaaaaaacaaaaaaacaaacaaaaaaaagcagaccACAACTGCTTACCTTATACAAGCTGTGAGGTTTTTAAACTTGTGACAAAGGACAGAAAGGAAATTCTACTCATTGCAAGGCAATCCTCACTTAAGCTTCAGTGAGCCACAAGCACTTAAAACCCATGAacctgccgggcgcagtggcaaaAAACCCCTGACCCTCGACATGatcctgctcactgcaacctctacctcccgggttggttcaaatgattctcctgcctcagtctcccgagtagctgggattacaggtgcccaccaccacacccggttaattttttttttttttttttttttgagacggagtctcactctgtcgcccaggctggagtgcagtggccagatctcagctcactgcaagctccgcctcccaggtttacgccattctcctgcctcagcctcccgagtagctgggactacaggcgcccgccacctcgcccggctagttttttgtatttttttggtagagacggggtttcaccatgttagccaggatggtatcagtctcctgacctcatgatccgcccgtctcggcctcccaaagtgctgggattacaggcttgagccatcgcgcccagccaaatttttatatttttagtagagatagggtttcaccatgttggccagactggtatcgaactcctgacatcaggggatccgcccgccttggcctcccaaaatgctgggattacaggcgtgagccaccaagcccagctgactTATCCATATTCTGGATGCTCAATTACAGCATCATTGCAGGCGGGCAAAttgcaaatttcttttctttttttttttttcgagacggagtctcgctctgttgcccaggctggagtgcaatggtgcagtcttggctcactgcaacctctgcctcccaggttcaagtgattctcctgcctgagcctcttgagtagctgggattacaggcatgcaccaccacgcccggctactttttgtagttttagtagagatggggtttcaccatgttggtctggctgttcccaaactcctgaccttgtgatccgcccccctcagcctcccaaagtgctgagattataggcatgagacatcGCACCCGACCTAAATTTCTTCTTAAACACCTTCACTAGTTTCTTTTTATCATAATCGTCTCTGATCTCTTGGACAGTAGTAAGggttttccttctatttctctgttgaattctctttttttttttttgagatggagtctcgctgtgtcacccaggctggagtgcagtgtcgtgatcttggctcactgcagcttctgcctcctgggttcacgccattctccacctcagcctcccaagtagctggaattataggtgcccgccaccaggcctggctaatttttttatttttatttttattttattatttatttatttatttatttatttttgagacggagtctcgctttgtcgcccagactggagtgcagtggccggatctcagctcactgcaagctccgcctcccgggtttacgccattctcctgcctcagcctcccgagtagctgggactacaggcgcccgccacctcgcccagctagtgttttttttttgtattttttagtagggacggggtttcactgtgttagctaggatggtctcgatctcctgacctcgtgatccacctgtctcggcctcccaaagtgctgggattacaggcttgagccaccgcgcctggctaatttttttattttttgtagagacggggtttcaccattttggccaggctggtcttgaactcctgacctcgtgatccacctgcctcagcctcccaaactgctgggattacaggtgtgagccaccgtgcctggactctGTTGAATTCTTATATGGATACAATCCTCAGTGCCAGCAGGAAGCAGGTCATCACTGTTACTTGCATCAGCAAAGGGGTCGAAAGAGTGGAGGTTCTGGATAGTGGACGAAAGATACAATTccgtttttgagatggagtctcgctctgtcatccaggctggagtgcagtgccgtggtcttggctcactgcaacctcccattcacgggttcacacaattctgcctcagcctccccagtaactgggactacaagcgtgcgcccccacacccagctaatttttgtatttttagtagagatggggtttcaccatgttggtcaggctgggcttgaactcctgacctcaagtgatccacccgctttggtatcccaaagtgcaaggattacaggcatgagccaccacaaccagccacAGTTCCTTTTCCTTGGTGGGAACGGCCTGTGGAAGGCATTGGTGGTGGGAGAAGGTGGGTGGTATGGATGGAGCAGTGGGAAGTGAGGGTGTTCAAGGTGAGGCTGCAAAGTCCTTAGTGGCTCAGTGACTgggtctcttttcttttcttttcttttctttattttattttatttttttgagatggagtttcgctcgttgcccaggttggagtgcaatggcgcgatcttggctcatcgcaacctctgcctcttgggtttaggccattcttctgcctcagcctcccgagtagctgggattacaggctcccaccaccatgcccagctaattttgtatttttagtagagacggggtttctccatgttggtcaggctggtcttgaactcctgacctcaggtggtccgcccacctctgcctcccaaagtgctgggattacaggtgtgagccgccaagACCAGCTGGGTCTGTTTtcgtaaatttttttttttttttttgagacagtctcactctgttgccctggctggagtgcagtggtgtgatctcggctcactgcagcctccacctcctgggttcaagcgatttcctgtcagcctcctgagtagctgggattacagatgtccactaccacacccagctaatttttgtatttttagtagagatggggtttcaccatgttggccaggctggtctcaaactcctgacctcaggtgatctacccgcctctgcctcccaaagtgctgggattgcaggcgtgagctgtGGAGCCTGGTCAAGAGCAATGTCCTTTCTGAAAGTCACCTTACTGTAGAAGTGAATCACATGTAACAAATGCCATCGAAGTAATGCCTAGATCAGTGTTCCATTAAATTACCAGGCACTGTTGCCTAGCTAAGTTGACACAGGAAACTATTCTTTCAGTATGTATTCAGTAAGCGCCAACTGTGCGCAAGCCCTGTTTTAAGCACTGTACATAAAGCAGAGGGCAAAGAAGTAAAAAACCCCTGTCTTTGGGTGGTGTTGTGGGGGAAGAAGGTAGTCAGGGGAGGcttcactgagaaggtgacatttgaacagagaactgaaggtggggagggagggagggagctaTGATGACTTCTGGGAAACAGCCCCTGCAAAGGCCCTGGGTCACGACTCTGCCTGGTGTGTTGGAGGAACAGTGACGACCTTGTGTGGCTGGAGCCGAGTGAGTAAGGGGGAGAGAAGGAGGTTGGGAGGATGGGAAGGGGACAGGGCCGGTCATGCAGGTCCTTGTGGGTCATGGGGAGAACTTGGGCTTTGACCTGGAGGAAGGTGGGAGCCATGGAATGATGCAGGCAGAGGAAGGACAGGATCTGACTGAGGTGCTCACAGGCGTTCTCTGGTGGCTGCTGCGGGGACTAGACTGTCGGGGGTGAGGGTGGGATCTAGGGACTAGGACAGAGGTGAGGGAGCTGGTCCAGGTGAGGGATGATGGAGTGGCCCAGGCCAGCCATGAAGCAGGGAAAAAGTGGGCAGGTTCCCGGTATTTTTGGAAGTGTATCCGCCAGGTTTGCTGATAGATCAGATGCTGGAGTCCTGAGCAAGTGGGTGGATGGAGCTGCCAAAACTGGGGGATGTGGGAAGGGCAGATTTGGGTGTTCATTGGGCCCAGCATGGCTGTGTTGAGTGTGACCCTGTGAGGCCCCACATGGAGACATGGAGAGGCAGCTGGGCCCTGAGTCTGGAGCCGGGCGAGACCTGGGCTGGAGACAGGACCCTGGGCAACATTGGGTGTAGACAGGATTTGGAGCCCTGAGAGGGGACGAGGCCACCTGGGAGGGGTGTGGAGGGAGGAGGCCTGAAAACCCAGCCTGGGGCCAGCAACAGGGAGAGGGGAGGTGAGAGGGAGCCAGGCGAGCATGGGATCCGGGGGTCATGTGAGGACCATGTCCCTGTAGGTAGGAGGATGCGCTGGGTCGGATGCTGCCGAGAAGGTGACGAGGACAGGAACTGAGATGTGACCCAGAGAGGTCGCCTCCACAAGGGTGGTTTAGGACAGAACCGGAGGAgaggttatttttaatttttattgttttagacaagagtctcgctccatcacgcaggctagagtgcaatggtgtgatctgagctcactgcaacctccgcctcctgggttcaagtgatcctcctgcctcagcctcctgagtagatgggattgcaggtgtgcaccaccacgcttgactaatttttgtatttttagtagagatagggcttcaccatgttggccaggctggtctcgaacttctgacctcaagtgatccaccaacctcagcctcccaaagtgctgggattacagacgtgagccaccatgcccggctgggaGGAAAGGTTACTGAAAGACATTAAAATCATCTATGTATGGTGCTAGCTCACTCAATGAACGGAGCATCTGTGTGTATGCTAAATGATTTGTGCGCATGATTTCATTTCACCCTGATGAAATGACCCCATGGGGTCATTCATGGGGTCAGAGGTCATTATGcccttttacagataagaacaGAGTTGGCGGccgggctcacacctgtaatgccagcactttgggaggccgaggcgggtgggtcacttgaggtcaggagtttgagaccagcctggccaacatggcaaaacctcatctctactaaaaagacaaaaattagccaggcgtggtggtggacaactgtactcccagctactcaggaggctgaggcaggagaatggcttgagcccgggaggcagaggttgcagtgggccaagatcatgccactgcactccaggctgggtgacagagtgagaccctgtctcaaaaaaaaaaaggaaagaaagagttcAGAGAGTTTAAatccatttatgcctgaggttgcaattctttgaatttttgcaatcagaccttggcgaAGACTTTGAGCAGTTGGATGTAAATAGCTCCCATATGCTtggcgttccaataatggaacactaggcataaatgcgGTGCTCACCCTAGGTTGCAGGGCTTGTATTATAAAATGCGaggtcaggccgggcgcagtggcttacgcctgtaatcccagcactttgggaggccgaggcgggcgaatcacgaggtcaggagatggaaaccatcctggctaacatggtgaaaccccgtctctagtaaaactaaaaaaaaaaactagccgggcgtggtggcggccgcctatggtcccagctactcgggaggctgaggcaggagaatggcgtgaacccgggaggcggagcttgcagtgagccgagatcgcgccactgcactccagcctgggtgacagagcgagactccgtctcaaaaaaaaaaaaaaaaaaaaaaaaaaaaaaaaaaaaaaccgcggtcagccgggtgtggtggctcatgcctgtagtcccagcactttgggaggccgaggtgggcggatcacttgaggtctggagttcgagacccgtctgaccaacatggagaaatcctatctctacatacaaaattagccaggcgtggtggcgggcgcctgtaatcccagctactccagaggctgaggcaggagaatggtgtgaacccgggaggcggagcttgcagtgagccgagatcacaccaatgtactccagtctgggcaacagagtgagactccgtctcaaaaatacatacataaattacaaatatataaatgagtAAAATGTGAGGTCTTAGCTTAAGACCTtctctgctccctccctccctctagtGGTCAGCTGGGGCAATGACACCTACGGCTTAGGCCGAAGGGCTGGGGTGGGACTTAGTAGGGAGAGTAGGGGGCACCCAGCCAAGGGTCCCACAACTGTCCCTGACCCCTAACCCCTCCAGAGCCCAGCCAgtgaaggggaggaggaggagttgctgatggaagaggaggaggaggacgttCTGGCGGGGGTCTCAGCAGAGGACAAGAGTCGGAGACCACCGGGGAAGAACCCTTCAGAGCCTGCCCACCCGGGTGAGAGGCGTGGGTAGGGGAAGCAGGCTGGGGGGCGGGTACAGCTCGGgttggggaggaggctggggagaggTTGGGCCTTGATCTTTCCCTAGGACCCCCAAGATGGCAACATGGAGAGGCAGCTGGGCCGTGAGTCTGGAACCCGGCGAGGCCTGGGCTGGAGACAGTCCTACTGCCCAATTTCACTGGCTGCCTGACTTCTCAAGCTCAAGtgctggattttattttattttattatatgtatgtatttattttttttgtgatggagtctctctctgtcgcccaggctggagtgcagtggcgcaatctcggctcactgcaacctctacctcccggattcaagcgattctcctgccttagtctcccaagtagctgggactatataggtgcacgccaccacgcctgactaacttttgtatttttagtagagacggggtttcacaatgatgtccaggctggtcttgaactcctgaacacaggtgatccacctgcctcgacctcccagagtgctgggattgcaggcatgagccactgtacctctcttttttgagacagggttttgctgtccCCCAGGCAGAGTAcaatgatgcaatcatggctaactgcagcctcgacctcctgggttcaagtgatcctttcacctcagcctcctgagtaactgggaccacaggcatgcgccaccacacccggctaattttttttttttttttctttttttttgagacggagtctcactctgtcgcccaggctggagtgcagtggccggatctcagctcactgcaagctccgcttcccgggtttacaccattctcctgcctcagcctcccgagtagctgggactacaggcgcccgctacctcgcccggctagtttttttgtattttttagtagggacggggtttcactgtgttagccaggatggtctcgatctcctgacctcgtgatccgcccgtctcggcctcccaatatgccgagattacaggcttgagccactgcgcccggccatttttttttgttttgagatggagtctcactctgtcacccaggctggagtgcagtggcacaatctcggctcactgcaagctcagcctcccgagtagctgggactacagatgcccgccaccacgcccggctagttttttgtatttttagtatagatggggtttcaccatgttagccaggatggtctccatctcctgacctcgtgatccgccctcctcggcctcctaaagtgctgggattacaggcgtgagccaccacgcccagcctgtatttttttttttcagagagctcatcatcttgtccaggctggtcttgaactcctggacttgagcaatcctcccacctcagctttcaagtgaaaaaaaatttcttttttgtagacaagagtctcactctgtaacccaggctggagtgcagtggtgtgatcacagctcactgcagcctcaacctcccatgctcaagcgatcctcctgcttcagcactgggattataggcatgcaccaccacacccagtggcCACCTAGTTTGTTCCAACTTGGGCTGGGGAGGGACTGACCCTGCCTTTTTCTCCTCCCAGAGGCCACAACCCCAGGGAAGCGGGTGGACAGCAAGATCCGGGTCCCGGTCCGCTACTGCATGCTGGGCAGCCGCGACTCAGCCAGGTCAGACTCACCTCAAGCTCTGCCCGTGCCCCAGCTCACCTGGATCTCTTGCTGGTCTGAGGGTAGCAAGGGCAGGGATGGGGGGTGGGACAGAGCCTCAGATCCTCAgagctgtggggtggggggagtcaGCGTGGGGGCGAGGGAAGAGCCTGGGGGTTCCTGAGACTATGTGACCCTCCTGGCCCCTACAGGAACCCCCACACCCTGGTGGAAGTAACATCCTTTGCAGCCATCAACAAGTTCCAGCCGTTCAATGTGGCTGTTTCCAGCAACGTGCTGTTCCTGCTGGTGTGTGGCCCACCTTGTCCAGGGGCAAGGGGTTCCCAGGCCTGGGCAGGGGCCTGGGGAGCCCAGTCAGTGGCAGCGGGTAGGGCTCCCCTGCGTATCAGCTCCATGAGACCTGGGACCTTGTCTGCTTTGTTTGCTACTGGTACActgtgggtgctcaataaatgtatgaAGGAGGGtgcatggccaggcgcggtggctcacacccataatcccagcactttgggaagctgaggcagccggtcacctgaactcaggagttcgagaccagcctgagcaacactgaaaccccatctctactaaacatacaaaacttggctgggcgtggtggtgcatgcctgtaatcccagctacctgggaggctgagacaggagaatcgcttgatctggggaggtggagtttgtggtgagctgagatcgtgccactgccctccaacctgggtgacagagcaaaactcaagTCTCAAAAAAGGAGAATGAGGGCACAGGCTGGCTCCAGCATTGGGGCAGGGCCACAGCCTGAGCCAGTCTTCTGCTGTTGCTCCCTTCCCCAGGACTTCCACAGCCACCTGACGCGGAGTGAGGTCGTGGGTTACCTGGGGGGCCGCTGGGACATCAACAGCCAGAGTGGGTATCCAGGGCCAGGTGGGCAGGGGGCGTTGGGGGACCGGGGTCACGGGGTCACAGCTGCCCCTCCCCACAGTGCTGACGGTGCTCAGAGCCTTCCCTTGTCGGAGTCGGCTTGGGGATGCAGAGACTGCAGCTGCCATCGAAGAGGAGGTGAGGGGCTGCCTGGGAGGTGGCATTCTGGGGAGGGTTGGGAAGGGACATAGCTGTCCTGGCAACTGCCCAGTGGTTGGCAGTGTCAACACCCAGCAAGTGTGCAGGTGAGTATGCCTGCCTCTGAGCCTGGGACCCCACGGTGAAGGGTGAAGAAcactgcttttttgttgttgttttgttgtttgagacggagtcttgctctgttactgaggctggagtgcagtggcgcgatctcggctcactgccacctgcacctcctgggctcaggcaattctcctgcctcagcctcccaagtggctgggactacaggcgcgtggcaccacacttggctaattttttgtatttttagtagagacagggtttcaccatgttggtcaggatggtcttgatctctttacctcatgatctacccaccttggcctcccaaagtgttgggattacaggtgtgagccactgctcccggccaggatggtctcaatctcttgaccttgtgatctgtccacctcagcctcccacagtgctgggattaaaggtgtgagccactgcgcgtggccttttttttttttttttttccttgagacagtctcgctctgtcgcccaggatggagtgtagggtgtgatcttggctcactgcaacctccaccttctggattcaagcgattctcctgcttcagcctcctgaatacctaggattacaggtgtgcgccaccatgaccagctaatttttgtatttttagttgagacagggtatcaccatgttagccaggctggtctcgaactcctgacctttggtgatccacctgcatcagcctcccaaagtgctgggattataggcgtgagccaccgcgcccagcctaagaGCACTGCTTTTGGATCTCCTAGCCCTGGTGCTGAAACCTCGCCAGCCCCCTCCCCTCtcagagccttggtttccttgtcTGTATAATGAGTGGCTTCGATGAAAGGTCATCGGATCCAGGCGTTCACACCTGGCATCCCatcacttagggaggctgaggcaggaggtttgctggagcccaggagttcgacaccagcctggggccacagcaagaccccgtctctacaaaaagataaaaaaaaattagccaggcatggtggtatgctccatctatttgagaggctgaggcaggaggatggactgagtccaggaggttgaggctgcagtgagctgagatggtgccactgcattccagcctgggtgacagagcaagtccctatatctaaaaaaataaaaagtgaagggCTGCCAATATTGAATGCTCAGTGCCAGGCCTCATCTATTCAAGGCTACTTTAAGTGCCAGCtgctattctttatttttctctttttttttttctctctcttttttttttgagacggagtctcgctctgtcacccaggctggagtgcagtggcatcggctcactgcaagctccgcctcccaggtttacaccattctcctgcctcagcctcttgagtagcagggactacaggcgcccgccacctcgcccggctagtttttttgtattttttagtagagacggggtttcactgtgttagccaggatggtctcgatctcctgacctcgtgatccgcccgtctcggcctcccaaagtgctgggataacaggcgtgagccaccgcgtccggccttttcctttttttgagacacgatcttgctctgttgcccaggctggacttcagtggtgtaatcacggctcactgcagcgccaactgcccaggttcaagagatcctcctgcctcagcctccacagtagctgggagtacagacacgtgccaccacacctggctaatttttgtatttttagtagagaaggggtttctccatgtttgccaggctggtctcaaactcctgacctcaagtgatctgcctacctcagccttccaaagcgctggggttacaggcgtgagccaccatgcccagcctatttttaactatttgttgagtgcttactgtgtggtGACCATTATTCCGTAAGCTGGGCTACAGCAGTTAACAAAACGACTTCCACGTCCCAGCTTTGTGGCAGGGTGCGCCTTTTATATTAACAGATGGACTTGTTGGCTGTCTCTCCAGCTCCCACTGGACTCAGtggtggtgggggcagggccTGTCTTGGTCATCACTGTGTCCCCAGGCCTGATACACAGCAGGAGTTTATTCAGGGCTGGCCGGCTGCATGAGCTCACTAGAGCCATTCAGGTCCCTGTGCCCCCTGAGCTGCGCCTCTCTCCCCAGGTCTACCAGAGCCTGTTCCTGCGGGGCCTGTCCCTGGTGGGCTGGTACCACAGCCACCCGCACAGCCCGGCGCTGCCGTCTCTGCAAGACATCGATGCACAGATGGACTACCAGCTGCGGCTGCAGGGCTCCAGCAACGGCTTCCAGCCCTGCCTCGCCCTGCTCTGCTGTATGCCGGATGGGGCGGTGGGGGGAGCAAGGAGGGGGGATGCTGGGCCAGCCGAGcctcccaggcccagcccctctctccctcttctctgccAGCCCCTTACTACTCTGGCAACCTAGGCCCCGAGTCCAAGATCTCACCTTTCTGGGTGATGCCTCCTCCCGAGGTAGGTGGGGCTGCTGGGAGAGCCTGGGGGGCCCAGGGACACTGGGGCATTTGGGTCACAACTAGGCAGGGGCCCCTGGTTCCGGGCTCCACTGGAGAGTTGGGGCCCCAGTTTCtctgtctgtgaaatggggacatgACTGCTGCCCTGCCGAGGCTTTGGTGAGGGCTTGGGCGGGGGACCTCCATGGGTAGCTGGCTGCTTGGCACAAAGAGGGCTCCCTTCCTGACCCAGCCTGGCTTCACTCCCCAAGCCTGCCCTGAAGTCAGAGGTCAGCCCTGGGAAGTCATTTCAGGGCCCTGGCTCTCTTCGGGGCCTCTCCCGGAGGGAAGATGCTACCCCGCCTCCCTAGTCCCACCACCAGGTGCCGATCCCGGTGCAGAGCTGGGCCGAGGTGTGCACTCTCCCATTCCCAGCCCAGGCACTACCCGTTGTCCCCAGCTGCTATGGGCTGGGGGCTAGTGAGGCTTCTCTGACTGGTCTGTGTCCCTGCCAGCAAAGGCCCAGTGACTATGGCATCCCCATGGACGTGGAGATGGCCTACGTCCAGGACAGCTTCCTGACCAA
The sequence above is a segment of the Macaca nemestrina isolate mMacNem1 chromosome 20, mMacNem.hap1, whole genome shotgun sequence genome. Coding sequences within it:
- the LOC105487154 gene encoding MPN domain-containing protein isoform X1, which gives rise to MAAPEPLSPAGGAGEEAPEEDEDEAEAEDPERPNAGAGGGRSGGGGGSSGSGGGGGGAGAGGCGGPGGAFTRRAVTLRVLLKDALLEPGAGVLSIYYLGKKFLGDLQPDGRIMWQETGQIFNSPSAWATHCKKLVNPAKKSGCGWASVKYKGQKLDKYKATWLRLHQLHTPATAADESPASEGEEEELLMEEEEEDVLAGVSAEDKSRRPPGKNPSEPAHPEATTPGKRVDSKIRVPVRYCMLGSRDSARNPHTLVEVTSFAAINKFQPFNVAVSSNVLFLLDFHSHLTRSEVVGYLGGRWDINSQMLTVLRAFPCRSRLGDAETAAAIEEEVYQSLFLRGLSLVGWYHSHPHSPALPSLQDIDAQMDYQLRLQGSSNGFQPCLALLCSPYYSGNLGPESKISPFWVMPPPEQRPSDYGIPMDVEMAYVQDSFLTNDILHEMMLLVEFYKGAPDLVRLQEPWSQEHTYLDKLKISLASRTPKDQSLCHVLEQVCGILKQGS